In the Colletotrichum higginsianum IMI 349063 chromosome 7 map unlocalized unitig_7, whole genome shotgun sequence genome, one interval contains:
- a CDS encoding D-3-phosphoglycerate dehydrogenase has product MAPSRIDSPVEAVSEPTVTLQKKPTMYLLEKFPEEAVKYCQVHFHTILHVDEEVANWRENADAILVREKIITAQDISSARRLRAIGKQGTGIDIIDKDAADARGIAVCNAPGVNAQSVAELVLALTMAVARQLRTISVKQAAGNEVRKEHCMGMTLTGKSIGILGMGAIGTAVATMFRGAFGARVWAYDPFAPAEAWSDIEHTRVQNFEEMLPHVDVLTLHIPLNSQTQGLIGAKQLTAMKAGSILINVARGGIVDEPALIRVLNEGHLFGAGLDCHEEEPPTLQKHQALWETGRVVSTPHIGATTKETVVKTATSAIDNVLRHLSSASNVS; this is encoded by the coding sequence ATGGCTCCATCCAGAATCGACTCGCCTGTCGAGGCGGTCAGCGAACCCACGGTGACTCTCCAGAAGAAGCCCACCATGTACCTCCTGGAAAAGTTCCCCGAAGAGGCCGTCAAGTACTGCCAAGTCCACTTCCACACGATCCTCCACGTAGATGAAGAAGTCGCCAACTGGCGCGAGAACGCCGACGCGATCCTCGTCCGCGAAAAGATCATCACCGCCCAAGACATCTCATCGGCGCGCCGGCTCCGCGCCATCGGCAAGCAGGGCACAGGcatcgacatcatcgacaaggatgccgccgacgcgaGGGGCATCGCCGTCTGCAACGCGCCGGGAGTGAACGCGCAGTCGGTCGCCGAGCTGGTTCTCGCCCTCACTATGGCCGTCGCGCGGCAACTGAGGACCATCTCGGTCAAGCAAGCGGCTGGCAACGAGGTCAGGAAAGAGCACTGCATGGGCATGACGCTCACCGGCAAATCTATTGGGATACTGGGAATGGGCGCAatcggcaccgccgtcgctACGATGTTTCGAGGCGCTTTCGGAGCCCGGGTGTGGGCCTACGACCCGTTTGCCCCGGCCGAGGCCTGGAGCGATATCGAGCATACACGAGTGCAGAACTTTGAGGAGATGCTTCCACACGTGGATGTGTTGACGTTGCACATCCCCCTCAACTCCCAGACCCAGGGGCTCATCGGCGCGAAACAATTGACGGCAATGAAGGCAGGTTCGATCCTCATCAATGTCGCGCGAGGCGGTATCGTTGACGAGCCAGCCTTGATCCGGGTGCTCAACGAGGGCCACCTCTTCGGAGCAGGGCTTGATTGTCACGAGGAGGAGCCGCCGACGCTGCAGAAGCACCAGGCATTGTGGGAAACCGGGCGCGTGGTCAGTACACCACACATTGGGGCGACGACCAAGGAGACCGTCGTCAAGACCGCCACATCCGCCATAGACAACGTTTTGCGGCACCTGTCATCCGCATCCAATGTTAGCTAA